In Vicia villosa cultivar HV-30 ecotype Madison, WI unplaced genomic scaffold, Vvil1.0 ctg.000715F_1_1, whole genome shotgun sequence, the following proteins share a genomic window:
- the LOC131630669 gene encoding uncharacterized protein LOC131630669, whose protein sequence is MCLEACKKSFQVCRPIIGIDGCFLKGNYGGQILAAVGRDPNDQMLPIAMAVVESETKDSWAWFFDLLVRDLGGLEICKKFTFISDQQKGLLPAIEELLPGVDQRFCVRHLYSNFRKRFPGKQLKELMWRAVKATYPQAWEREMREMRKVNEEAYKHLLKIPPRFWSKSQFKYTTKSDVLVNNMSETFNSVIIGPRQKPIVTMMEEIRGYLMDRWATNRAKIEEYGESVLPRIKKVLERRQEFSRFFKARLSGNMIYEVRHTSVTGEKFTVGLNKFECSCRSWMLTGIPCHHALSCILNRFEDPTEYIPSWFRKETYQACYAPLIYPTNGENLRAPGRPKKRRNRDADEKRKDSTTVSRKGLPNKCSACGLSGHNKSSCPSAPRQSNDATTAQSQSTTIVPTQTPTTVQSQTPTTAQSQSTTTVPTQTPTTAQSQPTNRVQKRQSQNVTIQSQPTSRVQTRQSAVTQKQGVQTRHSITVAQLLAMRRARQGQGPTAAFQPPTSQRPKMPYKRKSK, encoded by the exons ATGTGCCTTGAAGCTTGCAAGAAAAGTTTCCAAGTTTGTAGACCAATAATAGGAATAGATGGATGTTTTCTCAAGGGCAACTATGGTGGGCAGATTCTTGCAGCAGTTGGGAGAGaccccaatgatcaaatgttgccCATTGCAATGGCTGTAGTTGAATCTGAGACAAAAGATTCTTGGGCATGGTTTTTTGACCTGCTAGTTAGAGACTTGGGAGGACTAGAAATATGTAAGAAATTCACTTTCATTTCAGATCAGCAGAAG GGACTGTTACCTGCAATAGAGGAGTTATTGCCTGGAGTTGaccagagattctgtgttagacATCTATATAGCAACTTTAGAAAAAGGTTTCCAGGCAAGCAATTGAAGGAATTAATGTGGAGGGCAGTAAAGGCAACCTATCCCCAAGCATGGGAAAGGGAAATGAGGGAGATGAGAAAGGTTAATGAGGAAGCATACAAGCATTTGTTGAAGATTCCTCCTAGATTTTGGAGTAAATCACAATTCAAATATACAACAAAAAGTGATGTGTTGGTTAACAATATGTCTGAAACTTTTAATAGTGTTATTATTGGACCAAGACAAAAACCAATTGTAACAATGATGGAGGAGATCAGAGGGTACCTCATGGATAGATGGGCAACTAATAGAGCCAAGATTGAAGAGTATGGTGAGTCTGTACTACCAAGAATTAAGAAAGTTCTAGAAAGAAGGCAGGAATTCTCAAGGTTTTTTAAAGCAAG GTTATCAGGCAACATGATTTATGAAGTGAGGCATACTAGTGTGACTGGGGAAAAATTCACAGTTGGCCTCAATAAGTTTGAGTGCTCTTGTAGGAGTTGGATGCTGACTGGGATACCATGCCACCATGCATTGTCTTGTATCCTCAATAGATTTGAAGATCCTACTGAGTACATTCCTTCCTGGTTTAGGAAGGAGACATACCAAGCTTGCTATGCACCTCTGATATATCCAACAAATGGGGAGAACTT AAGGGCACCTGGGAGgccaaaaaagagaagaaatagagATGCTGATGAAAAGAGGAAGGATAGTACTACTGTTTCCAGAAAGGGCTTGCCAAATAAATGCTCAGCATGTGGTCTATCTGGACATAATAAATCATCATGTCCATCTGCACCAAGACAGTCCAACGATGCAACCACTGCAcaatctcaaagtaccaccattgTCCCCACCCAAACTCCCACAACTGTCCAATCTCAAACACCCACAACTGCCcaatctcaaagtaccaccactgTCCCCACCCAAACTCCCACAACTGCCCAGTCTCAACCTACAAATAGAGTTCAAAAAAGGCAGTCTCAAAATGTTACCATCCAAAGCCAACCAACAAGTAGAGTTCAAACAAGGCAATCAGCTGTGACCCAAAAACAAGGAGTTCAAACACGCCATTCAATCACAGTTGCTCAACTACTTGCCATGAGGAGGGCTAGACAAGGACAAGGACCAACAGCGGCATTTCAGCCACCAACAAGTCAGAGACCCAAGATGCCTTATAAAAGAAAATCCAAATAG